A stretch of Corvus hawaiiensis isolate bCorHaw1 chromosome 8, bCorHaw1.pri.cur, whole genome shotgun sequence DNA encodes these proteins:
- the MKI67 gene encoding proliferation marker protein Ki-67 isoform X2, which translates to MPRYGEIVVIKRNGTDGIVFPLTSTSCLFGRKTECDIRMRLPWVSNEHCKIEINENKEAVLTNLSTVNPTQLNGACVEQPVLLKHGDVLTIIDRSFRFEYPLQSTLKKRRSRSPKDETLQQVAGVELLHKQTSGAKSLDASDNAECEEKNANENKRTPEENLPEAFPVKLRTPKSSRRIHHVLKKQNEVSPFSKLYENLKNELKVEKPLHRASASQQAAKGDPGSVLPEPNAPISSLSHLSDLGGLTKGKETGRREDIEECTIVRREEGNSSGFNKELSAVGRTPRKSFTRSPRTPISKVVPGDTSQSPLQDPKELGTPGRCKHSAVTPKPSKENHRNSLVSLQQCSIERLDCPAKGTICSPTPPTPSAAEGGKCVLSTPTPRRKSPRSLFVSPPKEASGMNPGNSETPRTPRRGSLKLKSLPEIPAGAPGEDSVCRIDSTQLPLPEDKCLKQRRNSKQQTPGKPVQEVLKEIWDQANLDNSASLSHSKSPRRNSRQSKNFLDKSVHSEAPASEGIMASPAAQTPGSGRKRGRPRTSGVLTETALETHAGQEHHDSSRKASGAPAELGVEGYHQNQDLEDASAATPRRPSAKRRSRSAAELKVTEPGSETKTPGLLNGEDSGKTKRIPQKRRSGEMLPQTSGKRKRVSFGGHLSPELFDKSLPPNSPLKRGALPARQSLPYGNSPRAVLKKAQRLKHVVDQEEKRSPKNSPAQQSPGASFPPSGKATPKVPSGSPAPFRKGRFSISQPPTPFPIAEEKDAGAEDVDPKERSGVQGKTPKSCPAAQDAKAFATVTPTKSTRSAQLGLKGTAMKSRGGAVAVITAKRRSGASSANLLVAKSWAEVVKLGVARPQSKIAKKSVRKGRPLKRINHPPKTPEKKIKDHFSTGHAESPATIVVGRAYSTTIRSAGHIPKVVKNPMLKLNMDMDESFTGVPEMFQTPKNQDGRTLSLAAAQNAEFTPLCAAGDISDLHTPEESGEMMVSPLNNSDASEQKQESSGIFHFLREESSPSVFDEIATKTPEKRKAMHEDDVDSLAVIPEKPPSLVKSGSKRRTPKQELEPVEVMSGKRKILRTPVQRSEPGEVLSGIKRLMKTPKQKTKPVEALSGIKRLMKTPKQKTKPVEALSGIKRLMKTPKQKTKPVEALSGIKRLMKTPKQKTKPVEALSGIRQLLKTPDQKLEPVEALSGIRQLLKTPDQKLEPVEALSGIRQLLKTPDQKLEPVEALSGIRHLMRTPQQELEPASDEIALQRLLETPAESREAIKGVPGVTSTKRARKLKSQPVEDMVGISRIFQTPKEKTEPIENMFGISRLMKSPKEKYQPVEDFVGLQRLMAEPRQKSADSEVDYAGVTEMFGTPEEMKVRPVNAMDSQEEITLPGSNSGHKHEKKGKVSQGEGFQQKDSTGEEQPAQRPRRGRPRKALPPATEKLCENGVNLKELWSPDTQEEMRVITPENKGRGRKTKHCIQEVVPKHPDWEGLDIVASVEPPGAAQRPGRGKRKEVKESKHLNKNLESCVEDSSVLQKAAADTKQDLQDCGICDVSETEGDPGTKTDPGNIQNEICQLQTGSNEPDSKANDSGIEDSEEVLLSPRRKRRGAENTEPVIPPKRGRQPPKKGRQPRNDQGKAASPAELHGATRKLRKDPSPKVTQRQEQTCDKAPEAVTAQKSENGTKLELKATERRVKSFRSTRNRKHSAEMKADARGVTLENTPQKTEETSAETDAETQSHVKNEMKGSQGCETENAQENTTEAAQRLKAESPSAETNKMPVNAQNLETNRARNRRGKKDSLEQKADELTENVNSLKPIPPKFNSEAEVDESSLQNSLGSVCVNAGQARKDQPSPGATAVPAAGSASPAQRRTRNERGIIKAKQTEIVQENPAQRNAVMCRRGRGKKVNFQLEESSSKVVEGKSLPEEDEGMTDKGNQHENSENPPSQVRRGRRKQLDSMPQIASPAFVEKQTLSADHSKDEAVQEQESALEAAPSSTEDNPPQWGRRREVAAASQTRSPSVRTRRGVLQGDGKKMAEREDENPALGNKTVQAKVNTSARDRRKKMDPAAEAKSSAPLQRKRGLLETKDEGTHEEQSVPLEAVSCAKEKPPGRGRRKETALASRTASSISLRGKRGLPAGDEEAPKEEQNVPLETCDPPGKENQLRRGRRKEIAPSVQGKQGLSKQSGRKNNSREAKRSLDNSLSQENRDLSEGGSRQATTSLALSPTSCQGLPEDGKDGIPEEQSKLVEVAPPAKENPSRVGRKKTTSSTCEETTSTSLRGKPNLPRGRGQKRILKESEDASPQNNPCQGRTRQLRNNRRKVEFTLEAATSTSLRKSSDLPENGSTLETQDLSGTSTGSEENQSEKGQEGEPAPQAAPPSRRRKCQLPAEDVAPKRLKSGSDENGSLQKGRRNKTKELGEEDARAAQSTGGMDRKTRSSRRTQK; encoded by the exons ATGCCACGCTATGGGGAAATCGTTGTCATTAAAAGGAATGGGACTGATGGAATTGTTTTTCCACTCACCTCAACTTCTTGTTTATTTGGAAG GAAAACAGAATGTGACATCCGCATGCGGCTGCCGTGGGTGTCCAATGAGCACTGCAAAATTGAGATAAATGAGAACAAGGAG GCAGTCCTGACTAATTTAAGCACAGTAAACCCCACGCAGCTGAATGGGGCTTGCGTTGAGCAGCCTGTTCTCCTGAAGCACGGAGATGTGTTAACCATTATTGATCGTTCTTTCAG gtTTGAATATCCTCTGCAATCAACTCTGAAAAAGAGGCGTTCCAGGTCTCCAAAAGATGAAACTCTGCAG CAGGTGGCAGGAGTGGAATTATTACACAAACAAACTTCAGGAGCTAAAAGTCTTGATGCTTCAG ATAATGCTGAgtgtgaagagaaaaatgccAATGAAAATAAACGAACTCCAGAGGAAAATCTTCCTGAAGCTTTCCCTGTCAAACTCCGAACACCCAAATCTTCACGGAGAATACATCATGttcttaaaaagcaaaatgaagtgTCCCCCTTTAGTAAACTCTATGAAAACCTGAAGAATGAGCTGAAAGTGGAAAAACCTCTGCACAGGGCAAGTGCCTCTCAACAAGCTGCAAAAGGAGACCCTGGGAGTGTTCTGCCAGAACCAAATGCTCCCATTTCATCCCTGAGTCATCTTTCTGATCTGGGCGGCCTGactaaaggaaaggaaacaggcAGAAGGGAAGATATTGAAGAATGTACAATTGtaagaagagaagaaggaaacagCTCAGGATTTAATAAGGAGCTGTCAGCTGTAGGAAGAACTCCCAGAAAGAGTTTTACCAGGAGTCCTCGAACTCCCATTTCAAAGGTGGTGCCAGGAGATACCAGTCAGAGTCCTTTGCAGGATCCTAAGGAATTAGGGACACCAGGCAGATGCAAACATTCTGCTGTTACACCCAAACCCAGCAAGGAGAACCACAGGAATTCCCTGGTttcactgcagcagtgctccatAGAAAGGTTGGATTGTCCAGCTAAAGGGACAATATGCAGCCCCACACCGCCCACCCCCAGCGCTGCTGAAGGAGGTAAATGTGTGCTGTCCACACCAACACCCAGGAGGAAGAGTCCTCGGTCTCTGTTTGTGTCACCTCCCAAAGAAGCCAGTGGAATGAATCCTGGAAATTCTGAGACTCCAAGAACCCCACGGCGTGGGTCCTTGAAATTGAAGTCTCTTCCAGAAATcccagctggagctccaggggAAGATTCAGTGTGCAGAATTGATAGCACACAACTGCCTTTGCCAGAAGACAAATGCTTAAAGCAAAGACGAAACAGCAAACAACAAACACCAGGAAAACCTGTCCAAGAAGTGCTGAAAGAGATCTGGGATCAGGCAAACCTGGATAactctgcctctctctctcaTTCCAAGAGTCCCAGAAGAAACAGCAGGCAAAGTAAAAATTTCTTGGACAAAAGTGTCCATTCAGAGGCACCAGCTTCAGAAGGGATAATGgcatctcctgctgctcagaCACCTGGCtctggaaggaaaaggggaaggccAAGGACCTCTGGAGTGCTGACTGAAACAGCACTGGAGACACACGCTGGTCAGGAACATCACGATTCAAGCAGAAAAGCCAGTggagctccagcagagctgggcgtGGAGGGGTATCACCAAAACCAGGATTTGGAAGATGCCAGTGCTGCAACACCTCGGAGACCATCAGCCAAGAGAAGGTCTAGAAGTGCTGCTGAGCTCAAAGTCACTGAGCCTGGCTCAGAAACTAAAACTCCTGGCCTCTTGAATGGAGAAGATTCAG GCAAGACAAAAAGAATCCCTCAGAAGAGGAGGAGTGGTGAGATGCTCCCTCAAACTtcgggaaaaagaaaaagagtgtCTTTTGGTGGTCATCTGAGTCCAGAACTCTTTGATAAAAGTTTGCCTCCCAACTCTCCCTTGAAAAGAGGAGCTCTCCCTGCCAGGCAGAGTTTACCCTACGGAAACTCTCCTCGGGCTGTGCTCAAAAAGGCTCAGCGGTTGAAGCACGTGGTAGATCAG gaagaaaaaaggtcacccaaaaattccccagcccagcagtcTCCAGGTGCCTCATTCCCTCCCTCAGGGAAGGCAACACCCAAAGTTCCTTCAggctctccagcccctttcAGGAAAGGGCGtttctccatctcccagccccccACACCATTCCCAATTGCAGAGGAGAAGGATGCTGGTGCTGAAGATGTGGATCCAAAGGAGAGAAGTGGTGTCCAAGGGAAAACACCGAAATCTTGTCCTGCTGCCCAGGATGCCAAAGCCTTTGCGACAGTGACACCCACCAAGTCAACCAGAAGTGCCCAGCTGGGTTTGAAGGGCACTGCCATGAAGAGCAGAGGTGGAGCTGTGGCTGTTATCACTGCGAAGAGGAGAAGTGGTGCCTCCAGTGCCAATTTATTAG TTGCAAAATCTTGGGCCGAAGTGGTAAAATTGGGAGTTGCAAGACCACAGTCAAAGATTGCTAAAAAAAGTGTCCGTAAAGGAAGACCCCTGAAGAGGATAAACCACCCACCAAAG ActccagagaagaaaataaaagatcacTTCAGCACGGGTCATGCAGAGTCACCTGCTACTATAGTTGTAGGTAGAGCTTATTCCACCACAATCAGATCTGCTGGACACATCCCTAAAGTGGTAAAAAATCCCATGCTGAAGCTCAACATGGATATGGATGAAAGCTTCACAG GAGTGCCTGAAATGTTTCAAACTCCGAAAAATCAGGATGGAAGAACATTATCTTTGGCTGCTGCTCAGAATGCTGAGTTCACACCACTGTGTGCTGCAGGGGACATTTCTGACTTGCACACTCCTGAGGAATCTG GAGAGATGATGGTGTCACCATTAAATAATTCAGATGCTTCAGAACAGAAGCAAGAGAGTTCAGGCATATTCCACTTTCTGAGAGAGGAGTCATCTCCATCCGTGTTTGATGAAATAGCCACAAAAActcctgaaaaaagaaaagctatgCATGAAGATGATGTGGATAGTTTGGCAGTAATTCCAGAAAAACCACCATCTCTGGTGAAATCAGGAAGTAAAAGGAGGACTCCAAAGCAGGAGTTGGAGCCAGTTGAGGTCATGTCAGGCAAAAGGAAGATTTTAAGGACCCCCGTGCAAAGGTCAGAACCGGGAGAGGTTTTGTCAGGTATCAAGAGGCTCATGAAGACCCCAAAGCAGAAGACGAAGCCTGTAGAGGCTTTGTCAGGTATCAAGAGGCTCATGAAGACCCCAAAGCAGAAGACAAAGCCTGTAGAGGCTTTGTCAGGTATCAAGAGGCTCATGAAGACCCCAAAGCAGAAGACAAAGCCTGTAGAGGCTTTGTCGGGTATCAAGAGGCTCATGAAGACCCCAAAGCAGAAGACAAAGCCTGTAGAGGCTTTGTCAGGCATCAGACAGCTCTTGAAGACCCCAGATCAGAAATTGGAGCCTGTAGAGGCTTTGTCAGGCATCAGACAGCTCTTGAAGACCCCAGATCAGAAATTGGAGCCTGTAGAGGCTTTGTCAGGCATCAGACAGCTCTTGAAGACCCCAGATCAGAAATTGGAGCCTGTAGAGGCTTTGTCAGGCATCAGGCATCTCATGAGGACCCCACAGCAAGAGTTGGAACCAGCCTCAGATGAAATTGCCTTGCAGAGGTTGCTGGAGACtccagcagagagcagggaagcCATAAAAGGTGTGCCAGGTGTGACTTCAACCAAGAGGGCCCGAAAGCTGAAATCCCAGCCCGTGGAGGACATGGTTGGGATCAGCCGCATTTTCCAGACGCCAAAGGAGAAAACTGAGCCCATAGAAAACATGTTTGGAATTAGCAGATTAATGAAGTCTCCTAAAGAGAAATATCAACCAGTTGAGGATTTTGTGGGGCTGCAAAGGCTCATGGCAGAACCCAGGCAGAAATCTGCTGATTCTGAAGTGGACTATGCTGGAGTGACAGAAATGTTTGGTACCCCAGAGGAAATGAAG GTCAGACCAGTAAATGCTATGGATTCTCAGGAAGAAATTACACTTCCTGGTTCTAATTCCGGTCATAAACATG aaaagaaaggaaaagtttcCCAAGGTGAAGGTTTTCAACAGAAGGACTCAACTGGTGAAGAGCAGCCTGCCCAGAGACCAAGAAGGGGCAGACCAAGGAaggctctgcctcctgctacagaaaagctgtgtgaaaatggtgtGAATTTAAAGGAATTATGGAGTCCTGATACGCAGGAGGAGATGAGAGTGATCACACCTGAAAataagggaagaggaaggaagacaAAACATTGCATACAAGAAGTTGTTCCAAAGCACCCTGATTGGGAAGGGCTTGACATTGTTGCATCTGTAGAAccacctggagctgctcagagaCCGGGTAGAGGTAAAAGGAAAGAGGTGAAGGAGTCAAAACATCTGAACAAAAATCTTGAGTCTTGTGTTGAAGATTCTTCAGTGCtacaaaaagcagctgcagataCCAAACAGGATCTGCAGGACTGTGGCATCTGTGATGTGTCAGAAACTGAAGGTGATCCAGGCACAAAGACAGAccctggaaacattcagaaTGAAATTTGTCAGCTGCAAACAGGTTCCAATGAACCTGATAGCAAAGCTAATGACAGTGGGATAGAGGACAGTGAAGAAGTGCTCCTGTCACCGAGGAGGAAGCGCAGAGGAGCGGAGAACACAGAACCAGTGATTCCACCCAAAAGAGGGAGGCAACCACCTAAAAAAGGGAGGCAACCAAGGAATGACCAAGGTAaagcagcttctccagcagaactTCATGGAGCAACCAGAAAGCTTCGTAAAGACCCATCCCCAAAAGTTACACAAAGACAGGAACAGACTTGTGACAAAGCTCCTGAGGCTGTCACAGcacaaaaatctgaaaatggCACTAAACTTGAACTAAAGGCAACAGAGAGAAGAGTTAAATCTTTTAGAAGTACTAGAAACAGAAAGCACTCagctgaaatgaaagcagaTGCTCGTGGGGTCACGCTTGAAAATACACCTCAGAAAACTGAGGAAACATCAGCTGAAACTGATGCTGAAACACAATCCCACGTGAAAAATGAGATGAAAGGCTCTCAGGGatgtgaaacagaaaatgctCAGGAAAATACAACAGAGGCAGCTCAAAGATTAAAGGCAGAGTCACCTTCTGCAGAGACAAACAAAATGCCAGTCAATGCTCAGAACTTGGAAACAAACAGGGCTAGAAACAGAAGAGGCAAAAAAGACTCTTTGGAGCAAAAAGCTGATGAACTTACTGAAAATGTGAACAGCCTAAAACCAATTCCTCCCAAATTTAACTCAGAAGCAGAAGTGGATGAATCTTCTCTCCAGAATTCCTTGGGCTCTGTTTGTGTCAATGCAGGCCAAGCCAGGAAggaccagcccagcccaggtgccacagcagtccctgctgcaggcagtgccAGTCCTGCTCAAAGGAGGACGAGAAATGAACGGGGAATaattaaagcaaagcaaactgaAATCGTGCAGGAGAATCCAGCACAAAGAAATGCAGTGATGTGTCGAAGAGGAAGAGgtaaaaaagttaattttcagCTTGAAGAAAGCAGTTCCAAAGTGGTTGAAGGAAAAAGTTTACCTGAGGAAGATGAAGGGATGACTGACAAAGGTAATCAACATGAGAATTCTGAAAATCCTCCTTCACAGGtaaggaggggcaggagaaagCAACTTGATTCCATGCCACAGATAGCTAGTCCTGCCTTtgtggaaaaacaaacattaagTGCAGACCATAGCAAAGATGAGGCTGTACAAGAGCAGGAATCGGCTTTGGAAGCTGCTCCCTCTTCAACAGAAGACAATCCACCGCAATGGGGGAGGAGACGCGAGGTGGCTGCAGCGTCACAGACCAGATCTCCTTCTGTCAGAACGAGGCGTGGGGTGCTGCAAGGGGATGGTAAAAAGATGGCAGAGAGAGAAGATGaaaatccagctctggggaATAAAACTGTGCAGGCAAAAGTGAATACATCAGCAAgggacaggaggaaaaagatggatccagcagcagaggcaaaAAGTTCAGCTCCTCTCCAGAGAAAACGTGGCTTGTTGGAGACTAAAGATGAGGGTACTCATGAAGAACAAAGTGTGCCTTTGGAAGCAGTGTCCTGTGCAAAGGAGAAGCCACCAGGAAggggcagaaggaaagaaactgcTCTGGCATCACGCACAGCCAGTTCCATCTCTCTTCGAGGGAAACGTGGTTTGCCGGCAGGTGATGAAGAAGCTCCCAAAGAAGAGCAAAATGTTCCCTTAGAAACTTGTGATccacctggaaaagaaaatcaactgagaagaggcagaaggaaagaaattgcCCCCTCTGTTCAGGGAAAACAGGGCCTGTCAAAACAAAGTGGTAGGAAAAATAACAGTAGGGAAGCAAAACGGAGTTTGGACAATTCTCTTTCCCAAGAAAACAGGGATCTTTCAGAAGGGGGCTCAAGGCAAGCAACCACTTCACTGGCTCTTAGCCCCACCTCATGTCAAGGTTTGCCAGAAGATGGTAAGGATGGAATTCCTGAAGAACAAAGTAAACTTGTGGAAGTAGCTCCACCTGCAAAAGAAAATCCATCCAGAGtgggcaggaagaaaacaacTTCTTCTACTTGTGAAGAAACAACTTCCACTTCTCTCAGGGGAAAACCCAACCTGCCCAGAGGCAGAGGTCAGAAGAGGATTCTTAAAGAAAGTGAAGATGCATCTCCACAGAATAATCCATGCCAGGGAAGAACAAGGCAACTGAGGAATAATAGGAGGAAGGTGGAATTCACCTTAGAGGCAGCTACTTCTACTTCTCTCCGTAAAAGCAGTGACTTGCCAGAAAATGGAAGCACTCTGGAAACTCAGGATTTGAGTGGGACATCCACTGGCTCTGAAGAGAATCAGTCTGAAAAAGGCCAGGAGGGTGAGCCTGCTCCACAGGCAGCCCCCCCTTCTCGCAGAAGGAAAtgccagctgccagcagaggaTGTGGCACCCAAGAGATTAAAATCAG GGAGTGATGAAAATGGATCCctacaaaaaggaagaagaaacaaaactaaagaACTTGGAGAAGAGGATGCAAGGGCAGCTCAGAGCACTGGAGGGATGGACAGGAAGACAAGGTCCAGCAGAAGAACACAGAAATAG